In Gimesia benthica, a single window of DNA contains:
- a CDS encoding CehA/McbA family metallohydrolase domain-containing protein, which translates to MTDQPQINRRTFLGETMAATALSGLRVNSELQGAGTQKKYQLFWGDLHNHNAVGYAKGSLERSIDLAKEHLDFFAFTGHASWHDMPKMPGNRHMKWVNGFEVHSKHWPKTRQLIQDANSDDFVAFLGYEWHSSQFGDYCMIFPEDQPELFLPNHVEKLLDFAEGNQALAIPHHVGYKQGWRGANFKHFRPGASPVVEVFSEHGCTETDRSPFPMIRHSNGGRSASNMIVPQLQKGMRFGFVASSDDHLGYPGAYGEGVLGVWAEDLSSRSLMEAIRARRTYAATGDRIALEVSLNGHPMGSDVPATTDRQIDVRVQGEDAISMVELIRNGKVIERHFPEDHLDDKPILPGKVKCRLQYGWGPWADLAMGRTCFWDMTIKLDGGRFTRAIPCFQSAPFNEKLRDKLNVVSNQELRLDSNTTRVNCYAEDPTKGVVTEIEGTPDTVLTLQIRKPYEKTISAKLQDLIDDNVVEFTGVFTSESYVVHRLVGQSEYSAQIRWQDQRSDANSTDWYYVRVTQNNGQLAWSSPIWVG; encoded by the coding sequence ATGACTGATCAACCTCAAATTAACCGACGCACGTTTCTGGGTGAAACCATGGCGGCAACAGCGCTGTCTGGACTGCGTGTGAACTCTGAACTCCAGGGAGCGGGGACTCAAAAGAAGTATCAGTTGTTCTGGGGTGATTTACACAATCACAACGCCGTCGGCTACGCGAAAGGATCACTGGAACGTTCCATTGACCTGGCAAAGGAACACCTCGATTTCTTCGCTTTCACCGGACATGCTTCCTGGCACGATATGCCGAAGATGCCGGGCAACCGACACATGAAATGGGTCAATGGATTCGAAGTCCACTCCAAACACTGGCCCAAGACCCGGCAACTGATTCAGGATGCGAACTCCGACGACTTCGTGGCGTTTCTGGGCTACGAATGGCACTCCAGTCAGTTCGGTGACTACTGCATGATCTTCCCCGAGGACCAGCCTGAACTGTTCCTGCCGAACCATGTCGAAAAACTGCTCGACTTCGCGGAGGGTAACCAGGCACTGGCGATTCCACATCACGTGGGTTACAAGCAGGGCTGGCGCGGTGCGAACTTCAAGCATTTCCGTCCGGGAGCTTCTCCCGTGGTCGAAGTCTTTTCCGAACATGGTTGCACAGAAACTGACCGCAGCCCTTTCCCAATGATCCGCCACAGTAACGGGGGGCGTTCCGCATCGAACATGATTGTCCCCCAGTTGCAGAAAGGAATGCGTTTTGGCTTTGTCGCTTCGTCCGATGATCACCTGGGGTATCCGGGTGCTTACGGCGAAGGAGTTCTGGGTGTCTGGGCAGAAGATCTCTCTTCGCGTTCGCTGATGGAAGCGATTCGCGCCCGCCGCACTTATGCCGCCACGGGCGACAGGATTGCCCTGGAGGTTTCGCTGAATGGTCACCCGATGGGCAGTGATGTGCCGGCGACCACCGATCGACAGATCGACGTTCGCGTGCAGGGAGAAGACGCCATCTCCATGGTCGAGTTGATTCGCAACGGCAAAGTCATTGAACGCCATTTCCCCGAAGATCACCTGGATGACAAACCGATTCTGCCCGGCAAAGTGAAATGCCGTCTGCAGTACGGCTGGGGTCCCTGGGCGGATCTGGCGATGGGCCGCACCTGCTTCTGGGATATGACCATCAAACTGGACGGCGGTCGTTTCACCCGCGCAATCCCCTGCTTCCAGTCAGCGCCCTTTAATGAAAAGCTGCGTGACAAACTTAATGTCGTTTCGAATCAGGAACTTCGCCTCGATTCAAACACCACACGCGTCAACTGCTACGCCGAGGACCCCACCAAGGGCGTCGTTACCGAAATCGAAGGCACGCCCGACACAGTGCTCACTCTGCAGATTCGCAAACCTTACGAGAAAACCATCAGTGCCAAACTTCAGGATCTGATCGACGATAACGTCGTGGAATTCACAGGCGTGTTTACCAGCGAAAGCTATGTAGTGCATCGCCTGGTTGGTCAGAGCGAATACTCGGCTCAAATCCGCTGGCAGGATCAGCGGTCCGATGCAAACTCAACCGACTGGTATTACGTACGCGTGACACAAAACAACGGACAACTCGCCTGGTCCAGCCCGATCTGGGTCGGTTAA
- a CDS encoding PQQ-binding-like beta-propeller repeat protein, protein MKALLATALLSLFIAAPTYAGNWPGWRGPNSNGVAEGSGYPVEWDSSKNILWEVKFPGPSGSTPVIWGDDLFLTTNSEGKNRVICLDKNTGKEKWHTDFGTERAGKHKKGSGSSPSPAVDDQFIFGYFKSGDLACLTKEGKIVWQKNLQKEYGEDTLWWDLGTSPVLTDNLVVIACIQSDNSYIAAFDKATGKEVWKQGRNLDAPKEANQSYTTPVVAKQNGKEIIYVLGADHVTAHDAQNGKEIWRVGD, encoded by the coding sequence ATGAAAGCTTTACTGGCGACTGCCTTACTCTCCCTGTTTATTGCCGCCCCCACCTATGCGGGCAACTGGCCCGGCTGGCGTGGTCCGAATTCGAATGGCGTCGCTGAAGGCAGCGGTTATCCCGTTGAATGGGACAGCTCCAAAAATATTCTCTGGGAAGTCAAATTCCCCGGGCCCAGTGGATCTACTCCCGTGATCTGGGGCGATGATCTGTTTCTGACCACAAACTCAGAAGGTAAGAACCGGGTGATCTGTCTCGACAAGAACACCGGGAAAGAAAAGTGGCACACCGACTTCGGAACCGAACGCGCCGGCAAGCACAAAAAAGGGAGCGGCAGCAGCCCCTCGCCTGCAGTCGATGACCAGTTCATTTTCGGTTACTTTAAGAGCGGGGATCTGGCTTGCCTGACCAAAGAAGGAAAAATCGTCTGGCAGAAAAACCTGCAGAAAGAATATGGCGAAGACACCCTCTGGTGGGACCTGGGAACCTCGCCCGTATTGACCGACAACCTGGTTGTCATCGCCTGCATCCAGAGCGACAATTCCTACATCGCTGCTTTCGATAAAGCGACCGGGAAAGAAGTCTGGAAACAGGGCCGCAACCTGGATGCCCCGAAAGAAGCCAACCAGAGTTACACGACTCCGGTAGTCGCCAAACAGAATGGTAAAGAAATCATCTACGTTCTGGGAGCCGACCATGTCACCGCCCACGATGCACAGAACGGTAAAGAAATCTGGCGCGTGGGGGACTGA
- a CDS encoding sulfatase-like hydrolase/transferase produces the protein MTTYLRYLLLILCFPLSVLIGPNAVSAAEKPFQRPNILFLFSDDQRADALGAYQNPHIQTPNLDQLAHAGFSFRNAYCMGSIHGAVCQPSRAMLNSGRSLYHVPMDLKGVKTMPQLLKESGYTTFGTGKWHNHRESFQKSFTLGTAAFMGGMSNHLKVPVVDLKDGKFENKRMGEKFSSELFVDATVNFLKTQPADKPFYAYVAFTAPHDPRMPPASALETYKDKQPPLPKNFMPQHPFNNGWMTGRDEALAGWPRQPEVVREQLTEYYAMITHMDSQIGRILKTLKAQGLDKNTIVIFSSDHGLAVGSHGLLGKQNLYEHSMKSPLIFKGPGIPQNESSEALVYLYDIFPTVCDLTQTSVPSGVEGLDLAPIWRGKQKGVRTSLFTTYEDLMRAVRDDRWKLIRYPQINKTQLFDLKTDPAELKDLSEHPEQQARIEQMLTTLKEWQQKTDDKQPLTSEHPKSEKIDLTGRKRKPDAHQPDWIVKKYFDSE, from the coding sequence ATGACTACCTACCTGAGATACCTGCTGCTTATTCTCTGTTTCCCGCTGAGTGTGCTCATCGGTCCAAATGCCGTCTCCGCAGCAGAGAAACCATTCCAGCGTCCGAACATTCTGTTCCTGTTCAGCGATGACCAGCGTGCGGACGCCCTCGGCGCTTATCAGAACCCTCACATTCAGACTCCAAATCTGGACCAGTTGGCACACGCCGGTTTCAGTTTCCGGAACGCGTACTGCATGGGGTCGATTCATGGCGCAGTCTGCCAGCCGAGTCGGGCCATGCTCAATAGCGGACGCTCCCTCTATCATGTGCCCATGGATCTCAAAGGGGTGAAGACGATGCCCCAGTTGCTGAAAGAATCCGGTTACACTACCTTCGGCACCGGGAAGTGGCACAACCACCGCGAGTCATTCCAGAAAAGTTTCACTTTGGGAACAGCTGCCTTCATGGGAGGCATGTCGAATCACCTCAAAGTCCCCGTAGTTGATTTGAAGGATGGCAAATTTGAGAACAAACGCATGGGAGAGAAATTCTCCAGCGAACTGTTTGTCGACGCGACAGTCAACTTTCTGAAAACGCAGCCCGCGGACAAACCATTCTATGCGTATGTCGCCTTCACTGCACCACACGATCCACGGATGCCTCCCGCTTCCGCGCTGGAAACATACAAGGACAAACAGCCGCCACTTCCCAAAAACTTCATGCCCCAGCATCCGTTCAACAATGGCTGGATGACCGGCCGCGATGAAGCACTGGCCGGCTGGCCGCGTCAGCCGGAAGTCGTTCGCGAGCAGCTGACCGAATACTACGCGATGATCACGCACATGGATTCGCAGATCGGCCGTATTTTGAAAACGCTCAAAGCACAGGGGCTCGACAAAAATACAATCGTGATTTTCTCATCAGACCACGGCCTGGCGGTGGGCAGTCACGGGCTTTTGGGAAAACAGAATCTGTATGAACACAGCATGAAATCTCCCCTGATTTTTAAGGGCCCTGGTATTCCGCAGAATGAATCGAGCGAGGCCCTCGTCTATCTCTATGACATCTTTCCCACAGTCTGCGACCTGACACAGACCAGTGTTCCCTCTGGAGTGGAAGGTTTAGACCTGGCCCCCATCTGGCGAGGCAAGCAGAAAGGCGTTCGAACTTCATTGTTTACGACTTACGAAGATCTGATGCGGGCGGTCCGTGATGACCGCTGGAAGCTGATTCGCTATCCACAGATCAATAAAACACAGCTCTTCGATCTCAAAACCGATCCTGCTGAGCTGAAGGATCTCTCTGAACATCCGGAGCAACAGGCACGCATCGAACAGATGCTGACAACATTGAAAGAGTGGCAGCAGAAAACAGACGACAAGCAGCCGCTCACATCCGAACATCCCAAGTCAGAAAAAATCGATCTGACGGGCCGCAAGCGAAAACCGGACGCACATCAACCTGACTGGATCGTGAAAAAATACTTCGATTCGGAATGA
- a CDS encoding phenylacetate--CoA ligase family protein translates to MNPSESQPENLNRDALEARQLERLQHLLKEVSASNPFWQQKWNAAGVDVNSIQSLADLQKLPITTKAELVEDHLSNAPYGTNLTYPLETYTRMHQTSGTTGSPMRWLDTKASWDWFGECWAQIYRMVGLFPEDRLFFPFSFGPFVGFWAAFEGATRRGNFCLAGGGMGSEARLKMILDNKITAVCCTPTYALRLAEVAEVENIDLAGSRVRALVVAGEPGGNIEATKQRIGQGWGARVFDHWGMTEIGALGIEPLENPGGLNILETECIPEIVDPETLQPVERGAQGELLITNLGRVGSPLIRYRTGDLVCEDTTPCPSGRNLLRLKGGILGRADDMVIIRGNNVFPSSLEAILRTFEQVAEYRIEVRTIRAMQHMKIELEPIESLSTTDQQKQIVNEVSHAIKDRLNFNAEVTTVAPGALPRFELKGKRFFKID, encoded by the coding sequence ATGAATCCATCTGAAAGCCAGCCGGAAAACCTGAATCGGGACGCTTTGGAAGCCCGCCAACTTGAGCGACTGCAACACCTTCTGAAAGAGGTGTCGGCCTCGAATCCGTTCTGGCAGCAGAAGTGGAACGCCGCGGGTGTCGACGTCAACTCGATCCAGAGCCTCGCGGACCTGCAGAAATTGCCGATCACGACCAAAGCCGAGCTGGTTGAAGATCATCTCTCAAACGCCCCGTATGGCACCAACCTGACCTACCCGCTTGAAACTTACACGCGCATGCATCAGACCTCGGGAACCACCGGTTCACCCATGCGCTGGCTGGACACCAAAGCCAGCTGGGACTGGTTTGGGGAATGCTGGGCACAGATTTATCGCATGGTGGGTCTCTTTCCGGAAGACCGACTGTTCTTTCCCTTCTCATTCGGACCGTTCGTCGGATTCTGGGCAGCCTTCGAAGGGGCCACTCGTCGCGGCAACTTCTGTCTGGCCGGCGGGGGCATGGGCAGCGAAGCCCGATTGAAAATGATCCTCGACAACAAAATCACCGCCGTCTGCTGCACACCGACATACGCCCTGCGTCTGGCCGAAGTCGCGGAGGTGGAAAACATCGACCTGGCAGGCAGCCGTGTGCGGGCACTCGTGGTTGCCGGAGAACCGGGGGGCAACATCGAAGCGACCAAACAGCGGATCGGCCAGGGCTGGGGCGCCCGCGTATTCGATCACTGGGGCATGACCGAAATCGGCGCCCTTGGGATTGAGCCCCTCGAAAACCCGGGCGGTCTCAACATTCTCGAAACCGAATGCATTCCCGAAATCGTCGATCCGGAAACACTGCAACCAGTCGAACGCGGAGCCCAGGGCGAGCTGTTGATTACCAACCTGGGCCGCGTCGGTTCCCCGCTCATCCGCTATCGCACAGGTGACCTGGTCTGTGAAGATACAACCCCCTGTCCCTCGGGTCGCAACCTGCTGCGTCTGAAAGGGGGCATCCTGGGTCGTGCAGACGACATGGTGATCATTCGCGGCAACAACGTCTTCCCCTCAAGCCTGGAAGCGATCCTGCGTACGTTCGAGCAGGTAGCCGAATACCGGATCGAAGTCCGCACCATTCGCGCCATGCAACACATGAAAATCGAACTGGAACCGATCGAATCCCTTTCGACCACGGACCAGCAGAAACAAATCGTCAATGAAGTCAGCCATGCGATCAAAGATCGGTTGAACTTCAATGCTGAGGTCACCACGGTTGCCCCTGGTGCCCTGCCCCGCTTTGAACTGAAAGGAAAGCGGTTCTTCAAAATCGACTGA
- a CDS encoding DEAD/DEAH box helicase, which produces MVNTSVFASGMNGALTRKFNLDASEIELIERAGLQPKWKPTRPRVRTFGMTFPDGMEFIPPKEEKEDKPELSKMKGPEVEGAEVAPRKKSTQLKPPANALSLEDRLFYLLQPPLETWLAGQELIMPFEPFPYQYEGIAWLFSKKSALLADEMGLGKTMQTITGVRLLLRSGQVRRILLVCPKPLIPNWQREFKFWAEELPVTVVQGDTNRRRMIWEMPNTPILIANYESMARDFEAMGEENLPRFDLVVLDEAQRIKNRDSRTAEVARSIPRKRSWALTGTPIENRHEEMSSLFEWMEIIPPRGTPDLRQLQTLSKEFILRRTKDLVMTDLPPRLDRPAYLDLNPAQRIAYETAEKDGVIQLNEMGDSITVQHVFELVLRLKQITNFDPVTGDSAKLDRLEADMEEIAASGGKAILFSQWTKPLDFMAQRLERFGTLVYHGGIPTKQREPILDQFKHDPDSHLLLMSYGTGAVGLNLQFAGYVFLFDRWWNPAIEDQAINRAHRIGQKTQVIVTKFVCNNTIEERIDMVLEQKRELFRSILGDGDTTCESRSLTAAEIFGLFDLKQKKGDMTQKIAPKVPNSAA; this is translated from the coding sequence ATGGTCAACACGTCCGTGTTTGCATCCGGAATGAATGGTGCCCTGACCCGGAAATTCAATCTCGATGCTTCTGAAATCGAACTGATTGAACGCGCCGGCCTGCAGCCCAAGTGGAAGCCGACCAGGCCACGTGTCAGAACCTTCGGCATGACCTTTCCTGATGGCATGGAGTTTATTCCGCCCAAAGAGGAGAAAGAAGACAAGCCCGAACTGAGCAAAATGAAAGGTCCGGAAGTCGAAGGGGCCGAGGTCGCCCCACGTAAAAAGTCGACCCAGCTTAAACCACCGGCTAACGCGCTTTCACTCGAAGACCGTCTGTTTTACCTGTTGCAGCCGCCGCTGGAGACCTGGCTGGCCGGGCAGGAACTGATCATGCCTTTCGAACCATTCCCCTATCAGTATGAGGGGATCGCCTGGTTGTTCTCTAAAAAGTCTGCGTTGCTCGCTGATGAAATGGGACTGGGGAAAACCATGCAGACGATTACCGGCGTGCGTCTGCTGCTGCGTAGTGGACAGGTGCGTCGGATCCTGCTGGTCTGTCCCAAACCGTTGATTCCCAACTGGCAACGCGAGTTCAAATTCTGGGCTGAAGAGCTGCCGGTCACCGTGGTACAGGGGGATACGAACCGCCGTCGCATGATCTGGGAGATGCCCAATACACCGATCCTGATCGCTAACTATGAGTCGATGGCACGCGACTTTGAAGCGATGGGCGAAGAGAACCTGCCCCGTTTCGACCTGGTGGTGCTCGACGAAGCACAGCGCATCAAGAATCGCGATTCACGGACCGCAGAAGTGGCCCGGTCGATTCCCCGCAAACGCAGCTGGGCGTTGACGGGGACACCGATTGAGAATCGTCACGAGGAAATGTCGTCGCTGTTTGAATGGATGGAGATCATTCCGCCCCGAGGCACGCCCGATCTGCGTCAACTGCAGACGCTTTCGAAAGAGTTCATTCTCCGGCGGACCAAGGACCTGGTGATGACTGACCTGCCGCCCCGTCTGGACCGGCCCGCTTACCTCGATCTGAATCCGGCGCAACGAATTGCTTATGAGACAGCAGAGAAAGACGGTGTGATTCAACTGAATGAGATGGGTGACTCGATCACGGTGCAGCATGTGTTTGAGCTCGTACTGCGGTTGAAGCAGATCACCAATTTTGATCCGGTAACCGGCGACAGCGCGAAACTCGATCGCCTCGAAGCCGACATGGAAGAAATCGCTGCCTCGGGGGGGAAAGCGATTCTATTCAGCCAGTGGACCAAGCCTTTGGACTTCATGGCGCAGCGGCTGGAACGTTTTGGAACCCTGGTTTATCACGGGGGGATTCCCACAAAACAGCGCGAACCGATTCTGGATCAGTTCAAGCACGATCCCGATTCGCATCTGCTGCTGATGAGTTATGGCACCGGAGCCGTTGGATTGAATCTGCAGTTTGCTGGATACGTCTTCCTGTTTGACCGCTGGTGGAACCCGGCGATTGAGGACCAGGCGATTAACCGCGCGCATCGCATCGGGCAGAAAACGCAGGTCATCGTTACCAAGTTTGTCTGCAATAACACGATTGAAGAGCGGATCGACATGGTGCTTGAACAGAAGCGGGAACTGTTCCGCTCGATTCTGGGCGATGGCGATACGACCTGCGAGTCACGCAGCCTGACTGCAGCCGAGATCTTCGGCCTGTTCGATCTGAAGCAGAAGAAAGGGGATATGACCCAGAAGATCGCCCCCAAGGTTCCGAACTCCGCTGCCTGA
- a CDS encoding alpha/beta hydrolase family protein, producing the protein MKQQRTSIIIFLLCGITLLSTDVVSAADVIKPDPRLPESTPWDLTALSQTPEFEWIDQTGPVHELLYQGLEYKGKPTQVFAYYASPRTLGLSKDKQATYPGVVLIHGGGGTAFREWAELWAKQGYAAISMDLAGSRPLEGKNPHKREHRERLSAGGPNQSHAEKFNAIKDDKSEHWCYHAPANAILAHSLIRSFPEVDKDKTAVTGISWGGYLTCIVSGLDNRFKAAAPVYGCGFLNNHSVFERSINQLPDEDAKRWMQLYDPGHYLRAVQMPILFLNGTNDFHYWLQAYQRSYEAVPASTPKNIRIEVKMRHSHPAGWEPKEIARFFNEKLKQAAPLAVVQKPVIQGEQITAELAQPVKLKSAVLQYTTDEGPNLERKWQAVPLTIEGTKITGPAPPKNAVIWFINVTDEQDAMTSSPLSSKLVK; encoded by the coding sequence ATGAAACAACAACGAACTTCGATCATCATATTCCTGCTCTGCGGAATTACTCTGCTCAGTACCGACGTCGTTTCGGCCGCAGATGTCATTAAACCGGATCCTCGACTGCCGGAATCGACTCCCTGGGATCTGACAGCACTCAGCCAGACACCCGAATTTGAATGGATCGATCAGACCGGTCCGGTTCACGAGCTCCTGTATCAGGGGTTGGAATACAAAGGGAAGCCGACCCAGGTCTTCGCTTACTACGCTTCTCCCCGCACATTGGGTCTCTCTAAAGACAAGCAGGCAACCTACCCTGGCGTCGTATTGATTCACGGCGGTGGTGGGACTGCATTTCGTGAATGGGCCGAACTGTGGGCGAAGCAGGGCTATGCAGCGATCTCCATGGACCTGGCAGGCAGCCGACCGCTGGAAGGAAAGAATCCACACAAACGCGAGCATCGCGAGCGTCTGTCAGCCGGCGGTCCGAACCAGTCTCATGCGGAAAAATTCAACGCGATCAAAGACGACAAGTCGGAACACTGGTGCTACCATGCCCCTGCCAACGCGATCCTGGCTCACTCGCTGATTCGCTCCTTCCCCGAAGTCGATAAAGATAAAACCGCCGTCACCGGCATCTCCTGGGGTGGCTACCTGACCTGCATCGTGTCTGGTCTGGACAATCGATTTAAAGCAGCCGCTCCCGTTTATGGTTGTGGCTTCCTCAACAACCATTCCGTATTTGAGCGGTCGATCAACCAACTCCCCGACGAAGATGCCAAGCGCTGGATGCAACTCTATGACCCGGGGCACTATCTGCGGGCAGTTCAGATGCCGATCTTATTCCTGAATGGTACCAACGATTTTCATTACTGGCTCCAAGCCTATCAACGCAGTTACGAAGCAGTCCCCGCATCAACGCCGAAGAATATTCGCATCGAAGTCAAAATGCGGCACAGCCATCCGGCAGGCTGGGAGCCAAAAGAGATCGCCCGCTTCTTCAATGAAAAGCTGAAGCAGGCAGCACCGCTGGCCGTCGTTCAGAAACCGGTCATCCAGGGAGAACAGATCACTGCTGAACTCGCACAGCCGGTCAAACTGAAATCGGCTGTCCTGCAATATACGACGGATGAAGGACCGAACCTCGAACGCAAATGGCAAGCGGTGCCTCTGACGATTGAAGGCACAAAGATCACCGGACCAGCGCCCCCCAAAAACGCCGTCATCTGGTTCATCAATGTGACCGATGAACAGGACGCTATGACCTCCAGCCCGCTCTCTTCGAAACTGGTAAAGTAA
- a CDS encoding diacylglycerol kinase family protein codes for MLQSPETQSRKIRIHSAGNSDAEKIRPEWRQRLVDVERGITFGVRLDSSFFIHFFTGSAVLTTGMLLGLSATHWAIVILAMTTVLCAQMFNQVLKSIWKLLGSHLPAESQNTFKVGTAAVGVSIIGSIITIGIIFCSAIYRLLF; via the coding sequence GTGTTACAATCACCGGAAACGCAGTCCCGAAAAATTCGCATCCACTCGGCTGGAAATTCAGACGCCGAAAAAATCCGTCCCGAATGGCGGCAGCGCCTGGTCGACGTCGAGCGGGGCATCACGTTCGGCGTGCGCCTGGACAGTTCGTTCTTCATCCACTTCTTTACAGGCAGTGCCGTACTTACCACAGGCATGCTGCTGGGCCTGTCGGCCACACACTGGGCAATCGTCATTCTGGCAATGACCACCGTGCTCTGCGCGCAGATGTTTAACCAGGTCTTGAAGTCCATCTGGAAACTGCTGGGAAGCCATCTGCCGGCGGAATCACAGAATACGTTCAAAGTCGGAACAGCGGCGGTAGGCGTGAGTATCATTGGTTCGATCATCACCATCGGGATCATTTTCTGCTCTGCAATTTACCGCTTACTGTTTTAG